GCCTCAATGGCTTTCGATTTAGTGCTCAGGTCCTCTTCTGGGTCGATAACGCCATTTTCATTGACATCTATAGAGATGACCTGCAACCCAGCCACAGGCAAACCGGTTTTCATATCGTAGGCATAATTCAAATTATTGAATCCGATGCCCAGCTTATCCTGCTTGACTGCCTCTGCCAAGCCAGGGTCACCGTAAACTCCGATACCTTGCAGGTTTTCCTGCATTTTTCCGAGGTATTTTGCCCAGGTTTCTGCAGCGCCACAGGCATCGGAACGGGTGTATACAGCTACTTTTTCGGGCAATTCGGTACCAACAATTTCTCCCCAGCTCAGCGTTTTGCCAGTAATCCAAAGGTCAATGAATTGCTGGCGCGTCATGCCTTTTTGAGCCAGGCCATAGGATAGAGCGGGATTGGCCGCATTGATAACAGGAAAAACGGCATCTTTAACAACAGGCACGAAACAACCGCCTCGGTCGATCTCTTCCTGCTTGATCTCTCGTGAGACCATGCCGAGATCGACCAATCCCGCCAACGCATCGGAAACACCTTTGCCAGCGCCACCTGCAGAAATATCGACCCGAACATTGGGATGGATTTTTTGAAACTCCTCACCCCATTTCACCATCATTGGATAAAGCGCCCAGGCGCCCGAGACCTTGATGGTGCCTGAGAATCCAAATTCAGATGATTGTTGCTCTACCTTTTTTGTACATGAGCTAAATGAGATGAAAATAGAGAGGAAAAAAAGAAGATAAACAAAGATAGGAATGAAGCTTTTTAAGTGCCTCATGATACCCTCCGCATAAATATGTGACCAATCCTACACAACCAACATCTATACTTAATCAATATACTCTATCAACTTAGTCATATTTTATAATAAAAAAAATACAAAATCGTTAACGATCAGTCCAATTGGTGCTCTAATTTGCCTTTGGTGCGCTTGCACACATCTTCGAACGTGAGATTTTCCAGCATGCTTGCGATTGCATTGCGTACATCCAACATGACGCTATATAAACCGCAATTTTGTTCTTCGGGGCATTTTACATAAGCCCATTGGCTCACGCAGCTCAGCGGCGCCAAGGGGCCGTCGATAATACGGATCACTTCAGCGAGAGAAATTTCATTAGGGGGTCTAATTAAGCTATAACCGCCACCGATCCCCTGGCGGCTTTGAAGCAAACCGGCTTTCTTAAGGGTGAGAAGGATCTGTTCGAGAAATTTTTCTGGGAT
The DNA window shown above is from candidate division KSB1 bacterium and carries:
- a CDS encoding substrate-binding domain-containing protein; this translates as MRHLKSFIPIFVYLLFFLSIFISFSSCTKKVEQQSSEFGFSGTIKVSGAWALYPMMVKWGEEFQKIHPNVRVDISAGGAGKGVSDALAGLVDLGMVSREIKQEEIDRGGCFVPVVKDAVFPVINAANPALSYGLAQKGMTRQQFIDLWITGKTLSWGEIVGTELPEKVAVYTRSDACGAAETWAKYLGKMQENLQGIGVYGDPGLAEAVKQDKLGIGFNNLNYAYDMKTGLPVAGLQVISIDVNENGVIDPEEDLSTKSKAIEAIMTGHYPSPPARDLYLLTKNSFQGLTRSFILWILSEGQNFVEEVGYIKLAPTQIERAMQELQ
- a CDS encoding Rrf2 family transcriptional regulator, with translation MKISKKGEYALRAMIYLALNYDKGTVQIRDIAKRENIPEKFLEQILLTLKKAGLLQSRQGIGGGYSLIRPPNEISLAEVIRIIDGPLAPLSCVSQWAYVKCPEEQNCGLYSVMLDVRNAIASMLENLTFEDVCKRTKGKLEHQLD